The Litorilinea aerophila region TGTTGCCCCAGATGGTGCAGCTTCTGGAGGCGCTGGGCCGGCTGACGGACGCAGTCTACGTGGAGCGAGTCGGCATGCCGGACGAGCGGGTCGTCCTGGATCTGCGTCAACTGCCACCCCAGCCCACCTCCTATTTTTCCCTGATTCTCGTGACCAGGAAGCAGTGAAAGGAAGCGCTGGCCCATGAACGAGTTTTCCATCCAACCCGGCACCGTCTACTTCATCGGCGCGGGGCCGGGCGCGCCCGACCTGATCTCGGTGCGGGGGGCGTCCATCCTGGCCGCGGCGGATCTGATCCTGTACGCGGATAGCCTGGTGGAAGCCAGCATCCTGCGCTGGAGCCGCAATCCCCAGGTGCGCATCGAGCGTTCCTCGGGGTTACACCTGGAACAGATCCTGGCGTTGATGGTGGAAACCGCCCAACGGGGGGGCGTCGTCGCCCGGGTGCACAGCGGCGATCCGGCCCTCTACGGTGCCATCCACGAGCAGATGGCCCACCTGGATGACCTGGCCATTCCCTATGAAATTGTGCCGGGCATCACCGCCGCCTTTGCCGCGGCGGCCCGGCTGAAATGCGAGCTGACCATCCCCGACGTGGTGCAGACGGTGATCTTCACCCGCACGGCCGGGCGCACCGCCATGCCACCCCACGAAGATCTGCGCCACCTGGCCGCTTCCCGGGCTTCCCTGGCCATCTACCTGAGCGTCACCCGCATGGGGCAGGTGGTCGCCGATCTTCGGGCCGGCGGCTATCCGGCCGAAACGCCAGTGGCCGTGCTCCACCGGGTGACCTGGCCCGACGAGAGTTACGTGGTGGGGACGCTGGCCGACATCACCGAGAAGGTGCGGGCGGCCGGCTATACCCGCCAGGCCCTGATCCTGGTCAGCCCGGCCCTGGATCCCGCCCTGAAAAGCCGTGAAGGCCGGACCACCAGCCACCTCTATGACAAGACATATACCCATCGCTTTCGCCGGGCGGTGTCCACTCCTGCCCGGCCGAAGCCGAATGGGCAGGACGCCTCCGCACCAACATCCGCCCCGGAGGCAGGCCGCTCCTCCGGGGCCGTCCTTGCGGTGACCCGGGCCGGCAGCCAGCTGGCCCTTCGCCTGGCCCAGGCACTGGAGGCTGAGCTGGTCGTGCCAGCCCGGTTCGCGCCGCCGGCCCCGGGGCCGGACATCCCCCTGACCGGTTACACCGGCTCTGTGTTGGATGAAGTACGCCGGCGCTGGTCCACCTGTCGCCAGCTGGTGCTGGTCATGCCCACCGGCGTTGCCGTCCGGGCCATCGCCCCCCTCCTGGCAGACAAACGGACAGACCCGGCGGTGGTCTGCCTGGATGAAGCCGGCCGTTCCGTGATCCCGCTGGTGGGAGGGCACAGGGGAGGGGCCAATGGGCTGGCTCGACGCCTGGCTGCGTTGACCGGCGCCCATGCGGCCATTACTACGGCCAGCGACCTGCAGGGAAAACCGGCCCTGGATCTCCTGGGCCTGGAAGAGGGGTGGCGGCTGGAAGGAGAAGAGGCCCTGACCCCTGTGAGCGCCGCCCTGGTGAACGGGGCGCCCATCGGCCTGTTCGTGGAACCGGCCCTGGCCGACGCCACCGCGCCGGTGCTGGCGCCCCTGCGTGGGCTGGGCCAGGTGCAGTCCGTGGCCAGCCTGGCCCAACTGGAGGAAGGGTTGGCCGGTCAACGCCTGGCCGCGGCCGTGATCGTAAGCCATCGCCGACTGGAGCCAGCGGCGCGGCTTTGGCAGGGCCGGGTGGTCGTCTATCGTCCGCCGCTGCTGGTGGCTGGCATCGGCTGTCGCCGCGGGGTGGACGTAGCCGAGCTACAGGAAGCCCTGGAGGCCGCGTGCGCCGACGCCGGTCTGGCCCTCTCGGCGG contains the following coding sequences:
- the cobM gene encoding precorrin-4 C(11)-methyltransferase, which translates into the protein MNEFSIQPGTVYFIGAGPGAPDLISVRGASILAAADLILYADSLVEASILRWSRNPQVRIERSSGLHLEQILALMVETAQRGGVVARVHSGDPALYGAIHEQMAHLDDLAIPYEIVPGITAAFAAAARLKCELTIPDVVQTVIFTRTAGRTAMPPHEDLRHLAASRASLAIYLSVTRMGQVVADLRAGGYPAETPVAVLHRVTWPDESYVVGTLADITEKVRAAGYTRQALILVSPALDPALKSREGRTTSHLYDKTYTHRFRRAVSTPARPKPNGQDASAPTSAPEAGRSSGAVLAVTRAGSQLALRLAQALEAELVVPARFAPPAPGPDIPLTGYTGSVLDEVRRRWSTCRQLVLVMPTGVAVRAIAPLLADKRTDPAVVCLDEAGRSVIPLVGGHRGGANGLARRLAALTGAHAAITTASDLQGKPALDLLGLEEGWRLEGEEALTPVSAALVNGAPIGLFVEPALADATAPVLAPLRGLGQVQSVASLAQLEEGLAGQRLAAAVIVSHRRLEPAARLWQGRVVVYRPPLLVAGIGCRRGVDVAELQEALEAACADAGLALSAVGALATASIKQEEPGLHALAARLQVPLVVVPEGDLAGLAPEDFSPSAAQEKFGLPGVAEPCARLVAGGPLLVPKQRYSRCTVAIALRNSPPSP